A single Triticum dicoccoides isolate Atlit2015 ecotype Zavitan chromosome 2A, WEW_v2.0, whole genome shotgun sequence DNA region contains:
- the LOC119356600 gene encoding thioredoxin-like protein CXXS1, producing the protein MDVEIQRPREVGSCRVVKVDKEAAWELFTTQAANEGRTVAAHFGASWCVTSLSMNYKFEELAQTHPDMLFLFVDVDDVPGVSSKLGVKAMPTFFLIKGKEVVKKIVGANPDELHKMVDASDDDSLGSAVTTLPDIVIEK; encoded by the exons atggacgTGGAGATCCAGCGGCCGCGGGAGGTGGGCAGCTGCAGGGTGGTCAAGGTGGACAAGGAGGCCGCCTGGGAGCTCTTCACCACCCAGGCCGCCAACGAAGGCCGCACT GTCGCCGCTCACTTTGGGGCGTCGTGGTGCGTCACGTCCCTGTCCATGAACTACAAGTTCGAGGAGCTCGCCCAGACCCACCCAGACATGCTCTTCCTCTTCGTCGACGTCGATGATGTCCCG GGCGTGTCTTCCAAGCTGGGGGTGAAGGCCATGCCCACCTTCTTCCTCATCAAGGGCAAGGAGGTGGTGAAGAAGATCGTCGGCGCCAACCCGGACGAGCTCCACAAGATGGTGGACGCCTCCGACGACGATTCGCTCGGCTCTGCTGTCACCACTCTCCCTGACATAGTCATCGAAAAATAG
- the LOC119356599 gene encoding protein CutA 1, chloroplastic-like isoform X2 — protein MESTSTTVPSIVVYVTVPNREAGKKLSASIISEKLAACVNIVPGIESVYWWEEKVQTDAEELLIIKTRESLLNALTEHVKANHEYDVPEVIALPISGGNLKYLEWLKNSTREK, from the exons ATGGAGTCTACTTCCACGACCGTACCTTCCATTGTTGTGTATGTGACAGTTCCGAATCGGGAAGCAG GCAAAAAGCTATCAGCAAGCATTATCAGTGAGAAGCTTGCTGCTTGTGTGAACATAGTGCCTG GAATTGAATCTGTTTACTGGTGGGAGGAAAAG GTGCAAACCGATGCTGAAGAGCTGCTCATCATCAAGACCAGAGAATCTCTTCTAAACGCCTTGACTGAACATGTGAAAGCAAACCATGAGTATGA TGTTCCTGAAGTCATCGCGCTGCCCATCAGCGGAGGTAACCTCAAGTACCTGGAGTGGCTCAAGAACAGCACCAGGGAGAAGTGA
- the LOC119356599 gene encoding protein CutA 1, chloroplastic-like isoform X1, giving the protein MPLFPTPLRALFSPGTAASSTSALPPPRRPPLAGALLFLSLGAVAGCALSTRRLPFLRAISSARMESTSTTVPSIVVYVTVPNREAGKKLSASIISEKLAACVNIVPGIESVYWWEEKVQTDAEELLIIKTRESLLNALTEHVKANHEYDVPEVIALPISGGNLKYLEWLKNSTREK; this is encoded by the exons ATGCCACTCTTCCCCACTCCACTCCGAGCCCTGTTCTCCCCCggcaccgccgcctcctccacctccgcgCTGCCGCCGCCCCGTCGACCGCCGCTCGCGGGAGCCCTCCTCTTCCTCAGCCTAGGAGCCGTAGCGGGTTGCGCCCTCTCCACCCGCCGTCTCCCCTTCCTCCG GGCAATAAGCTCTGCTCGAATGGAGTCTACTTCCACGACCGTACCTTCCATTGTTGTGTATGTGACAGTTCCGAATCGGGAAGCAG GCAAAAAGCTATCAGCAAGCATTATCAGTGAGAAGCTTGCTGCTTGTGTGAACATAGTGCCTG GAATTGAATCTGTTTACTGGTGGGAGGAAAAG GTGCAAACCGATGCTGAAGAGCTGCTCATCATCAAGACCAGAGAATCTCTTCTAAACGCCTTGACTGAACATGTGAAAGCAAACCATGAGTATGA TGTTCCTGAAGTCATCGCGCTGCCCATCAGCGGAGGTAACCTCAAGTACCTGGAGTGGCTCAAGAACAGCACCAGGGAGAAGTGA